Proteins from a single region of Pseudomonas phenolilytica:
- the glnE gene encoding bifunctional [glutamate--ammonia ligase]-adenylyl-L-tyrosine phosphorylase/[glutamate--ammonia-ligase] adenylyltransferase → MSLPPLAALPVSLQPFVSRAQETFRRALGESSEQVLAAWPAARRETFGRVCAASDFVSEQVSRDPQMLLELAETGLLERALAPGEMRDLLTAALAECDSEDALAVSLRRFRNRHQVRIVWRDLARQADLAQTCRELSDMADACVDLAYQWLYARHCEQFGVPTGNRSGRQQHLVVLGMGKLGAHELNLSSDIDLIFGYPEGGETVGAKRSLDNQEFFVRLGQRLIKALDAITVDGFAFRVDMRLRPYGSSGPLVFSFNALEQYYQDQGRDWERYAMIKARVVAGDQQAGRELLKMLRPFVYRRYLDFSAIEALRGMKQLIQQEVRRKGMAGNIKLGAGGIREVEFVAQAFQLIHGGRDLSLQQRPLLDVLATLAAQGYMPPAAVDELREGYEFLRYTEHALQAIADRQTQMLPESEVDCDRVAFMLGFDSWTEFHERLLHWRGRIDWHFRQVIADPDEDDSEDGELPDGGEWLALWQQDWDEDFAAGQLSEAGFRDGPTACQRLALLRDGKQVRTMQRLGRERLDAFIPRLLGLVVEQDDPDLVLERVLPLVEAVARRSAYLVLLSENPHALRRLLELCAASPWVAEQIARFPLLLDELLNAGRLYSPPQAPELAAELRERLMRIPEDDLEQQMEALRHFKLAHRLRVAASEIAGTLPLMKVSDYLTWLAEAVLKEVLMLAWRYMVARHGVPRRSDGTPCDPGFVIVGYGKVGGIELGHGSDLDLVFIHDGDPAVETDGAKPIDSAQFFTRLGQRIIHLLTTQTTSGQLYEVDMRLRPSGAAGLLVGSLAAFERYQSQEAWTWEHQALVRARVLAGCARLTADFERVRAAVLGRARDLDALRREVSEMRAKMRDNLGTRSSHAGVDDNAFEAAAEFNLKQDAGGIVDIEFMVQYAALAWSHQHPELLRYTDNIRILDGLEQAGLMTGDEVRLLQDAYKAYRAAAHRQSLQKQPGVVSGDQFHDERRAVMRIWRELGLE, encoded by the coding sequence ATGAGCCTGCCTCCACTGGCTGCATTGCCTGTTTCACTTCAGCCTTTTGTCAGCCGGGCGCAGGAGACGTTCCGGCGCGCCCTTGGCGAATCGTCCGAACAGGTGCTGGCGGCGTGGCCCGCTGCCCGGCGCGAAACGTTCGGTCGCGTTTGTGCCGCCAGCGATTTTGTCAGCGAACAGGTTAGCCGAGATCCGCAGATGCTGCTGGAGCTGGCCGAAACCGGGCTGCTGGAGCGCGCCCTGGCGCCCGGCGAGATGCGCGACCTGCTGACGGCGGCGCTGGCCGAGTGCGACAGCGAGGATGCGCTGGCCGTATCGCTGCGCCGCTTTCGCAATCGCCATCAGGTACGCATCGTCTGGCGTGATCTGGCGCGCCAGGCGGACCTGGCGCAAACCTGCCGCGAGCTGTCGGACATGGCCGACGCCTGTGTCGACCTCGCTTACCAGTGGCTCTACGCCCGCCATTGCGAGCAGTTCGGCGTGCCGACTGGTAATCGCTCCGGCCGGCAGCAGCATCTCGTCGTGCTCGGCATGGGCAAGCTGGGCGCGCACGAGCTCAATCTGTCGTCGGACATCGACCTGATCTTCGGTTATCCGGAAGGCGGTGAAACCGTCGGGGCCAAGCGTTCGCTGGACAATCAGGAGTTCTTCGTGCGGCTCGGCCAGCGCCTGATCAAAGCCCTGGATGCCATCACCGTCGACGGCTTCGCCTTCCGCGTCGACATGCGCCTGCGCCCCTACGGCTCGTCCGGGCCACTGGTGTTCAGCTTCAACGCGCTGGAACAGTATTACCAGGATCAGGGGCGCGACTGGGAGCGCTACGCGATGATCAAGGCGCGCGTGGTCGCCGGCGATCAGCAGGCGGGCCGGGAGCTGCTGAAAATGCTGCGGCCGTTCGTCTACCGGCGCTACCTGGATTTCTCCGCGATCGAAGCGCTGCGCGGCATGAAGCAACTGATCCAGCAGGAAGTCCGCCGCAAGGGTATGGCCGGCAATATCAAGCTGGGAGCTGGCGGTATCCGCGAAGTGGAGTTCGTCGCCCAGGCCTTCCAGCTGATCCACGGCGGTCGTGATCTCAGCCTGCAGCAGCGGCCGTTGCTGGATGTGCTGGCGACGCTGGCCGCGCAGGGTTACATGCCGCCGGCTGCGGTCGACGAGCTGCGCGAGGGATATGAGTTCCTGCGCTACACCGAGCATGCCCTGCAGGCGATCGCCGACCGGCAGACGCAGATGCTGCCGGAGAGTGAGGTCGACTGTGATCGTGTCGCCTTCATGCTGGGCTTCGATAGCTGGACCGAATTCCATGAACGCCTGCTGCACTGGCGCGGGCGTATCGACTGGCATTTTCGCCAGGTCATCGCCGACCCTGACGAGGACGACAGCGAGGACGGCGAGCTGCCTGACGGCGGCGAATGGCTGGCGCTGTGGCAGCAGGACTGGGACGAGGACTTCGCCGCCGGTCAGCTGAGCGAGGCGGGTTTCCGCGACGGCCCGACGGCCTGCCAGCGTCTGGCGCTGCTGCGCGACGGCAAGCAGGTGCGCACCATGCAGCGGCTCGGTCGCGAACGGCTGGATGCCTTCATCCCGCGCCTGCTGGGGCTGGTCGTCGAGCAGGACGATCCCGATCTGGTGCTCGAGCGCGTGCTGCCGCTGGTCGAGGCGGTCGCGCGGCGTTCGGCCTATCTGGTGCTACTCAGCGAGAACCCGCACGCGCTGCGGCGTTTGCTCGAGCTGTGCGCCGCGAGTCCCTGGGTAGCCGAACAGATCGCGCGCTTTCCGTTGTTGCTCGATGAGTTGCTCAACGCCGGGCGCCTGTACAGCCCGCCGCAGGCCCCGGAACTGGCGGCCGAGCTGCGCGAGCGGTTGATGCGCATCCCCGAGGACGATCTGGAGCAGCAGATGGAAGCGCTGCGCCACTTCAAGCTGGCGCATCGGCTACGCGTTGCGGCCTCGGAGATCGCCGGCACGCTGCCGCTGATGAAGGTCAGCGACTACCTCACCTGGCTGGCCGAGGCGGTGCTGAAAGAGGTGCTGATGCTCGCCTGGCGCTACATGGTCGCCCGCCACGGCGTACCGCGGCGCAGCGACGGCACGCCCTGCGATCCGGGATTCGTCATCGTTGGCTACGGCAAGGTCGGCGGCATCGAGCTGGGGCACGGCTCCGACCTCGATCTGGTGTTCATTCACGACGGCGATCCGGCGGTTGAAACCGATGGCGCCAAGCCTATCGACAGCGCGCAGTTCTTCACCCGCCTGGGCCAGCGCATCATTCATCTGCTGACCACCCAGACCACCTCCGGCCAGCTGTATGAGGTGGACATGCGCCTGCGGCCATCCGGCGCGGCGGGTCTGCTGGTCGGCTCGCTGGCCGCCTTCGAGCGCTATCAGAGCCAGGAGGCCTGGACCTGGGAGCATCAGGCGCTGGTGCGCGCGCGGGTACTGGCCGGCTGTGCGCGCCTGACCGCCGACTTCGAGCGAGTGCGCGCCGCGGTACTCGGGCGGGCGCGCGATCTCGACGCACTGCGCCGCGAAGTCAGCGAGATGCGCGCCAAAATGCGCGACAACCTCGGCACCCGCTCCAGCCATGCCGGCGTGGATGACAACGCGTTCGAGGCCGCGGCGGAGTTCAATCTCAAGCAGGATGCCGGTGGTATCGTGGATATCGAATTTATGGTGCAATACGCCGCTTTGGCGTGGTCGCACCAGCATCCTGAACTGCTGCGCTATACCGATAACATCCGCATTCTCGATGGGTTGGAGCAGGCCGGGTTGATGACCGGCGATGAGGTTCGGCTGCTGCAGGACGCCTACAAGGCCTACCGTGCAGCCGCCCACCGGCAATCACTGCAGAAGCAGCCCGGAGTGGTGAGTGGGGATCAATTCCACGACGAGCGCCGCGCGGTCATGCGTATCTGGCGCGAGCTGGGGCTCGAGTGA
- the aceE gene encoding pyruvate dehydrogenase (acetyl-transferring), homodimeric type: MQDLDPVETQEWLDALESVLDREGEQRAHYLMTRMGELATRSGTQLPYAITTPYRNTIPVTHEARMPGDLFMERRIRSLVRWNALAMVMRANVADPDLGGHISTFASSATLYDIGFNYFFQAPTEEHGGDLIYFQGHASPGIYARAFLEGRISEEQLNNFRRETDGGGLPSYPHPWLMPDFWQFPTVSMGLGPIQAIYQARFMKYLESRGFIPAGKQKVWCFLGDGETDEPESLGAISLAGREKLDNLIFVINCNLQRLDGPVRGNGKIIQELEGNFRGADWNVIKVIWGRLWDPLFAKDEAGLLQARMDEVVDGDYQNYKANNGAFVRKHFFGARPELLEMVSDMSDDEVWKLNRGGHDPFKVYAAYHQAVHHKGQPTVILAKTIKGYGTGSGEAQNIAHNVKKVDVESLKIFRDRFGVPIADDQLKDLPFYKPEPDSPEAKYLQKKREALGGFVPQRRTKSFSIPTPPLETLKAILDGSGDREISTTMAFVRVLAQLIKDKDLGKRIVPIIPDEARTFGMEGMFRQLGIYSSVGQLYQPVDKDQVMFYREDKKGQILEEGINEAGAMSSWIAAATAYSNHNQPMLPFYVFYSMFGFQRIGDLAWAAGDSQARGFLIGGTAGRTTLNGEGLQHEDGHSHILASTIPNCRTYDPTYGYELAVIIREGIRQMTEEQQNIFYYITVMNEAYQQPAMPEGVEEGIIKGMYLLEEDKMDAAHHVQLLGSGTILREVREAAKMLREDYGVAADVWSVPSFNELRREGLAVDRWNLLHPHEKPRQSYVEQCLTGRKGPVVASTDYMKLFADQIRQWVPCKEFRVLGTDGFGRSDTRKKLRHHFEVDRNWVVLATLEQLVARGEMEAKVLAEAIVKFGIDADKPNPLDC, translated from the coding sequence ATGCAAGATCTCGATCCCGTCGAAACCCAGGAATGGCTGGACGCCTTGGAGTCCGTCCTCGACCGTGAGGGCGAACAACGCGCCCATTACCTGATGACCCGGATGGGCGAGCTGGCCACCCGCAGTGGTACCCAGCTGCCCTACGCGATCACCACGCCGTACCGCAACACCATCCCCGTCACCCACGAAGCACGCATGCCCGGCGACCTGTTCATGGAACGCCGCATCCGCTCGCTGGTACGCTGGAACGCCCTGGCGATGGTGATGCGCGCCAACGTCGCCGACCCGGATCTGGGCGGCCACATTTCCACCTTCGCCTCCAGCGCGACGCTGTATGACATCGGCTTCAACTACTTCTTCCAGGCCCCGACCGAAGAACACGGCGGCGACCTTATCTACTTCCAAGGCCACGCCTCGCCCGGCATCTACGCCCGCGCCTTCCTCGAAGGCCGCATCAGCGAGGAACAGCTGAACAACTTCCGTCGCGAAACCGACGGCGGCGGCCTGCCTTCCTACCCGCACCCGTGGCTGATGCCGGACTTCTGGCAGTTCCCCACCGTGTCGATGGGCCTAGGCCCGATCCAGGCGATCTACCAGGCCCGCTTCATGAAGTACCTGGAAAGCCGCGGCTTCATTCCGGCCGGCAAGCAGAAGGTCTGGTGCTTCCTCGGCGACGGCGAGACCGACGAGCCGGAATCGCTCGGCGCCATCTCCCTGGCCGGCCGCGAGAAGCTGGACAACCTCATCTTCGTCATCAACTGCAACCTGCAGCGCCTCGATGGCCCGGTGCGCGGCAACGGCAAGATCATCCAGGAGCTGGAAGGCAACTTCCGCGGCGCCGACTGGAACGTCATCAAGGTCATCTGGGGTCGCCTGTGGGACCCGCTGTTCGCCAAGGACGAAGCCGGCCTGCTGCAGGCGCGGATGGACGAAGTGGTCGACGGCGACTACCAGAACTACAAGGCCAACAACGGCGCGTTCGTGCGCAAGCACTTCTTCGGTGCACGCCCCGAGCTGCTGGAAATGGTCAGCGACATGTCCGATGACGAGGTCTGGAAGCTCAACCGCGGCGGCCATGATCCGTTCAAGGTGTACGCAGCCTACCACCAGGCGGTCCACCACAAGGGCCAGCCGACCGTCATCCTGGCCAAGACCATCAAGGGCTACGGCACCGGCTCGGGCGAAGCGCAGAACATCGCGCACAACGTCAAGAAGGTCGACGTCGAGAGCCTGAAGATCTTCCGCGACCGCTTCGGTGTACCGATCGCCGACGATCAGCTCAAGGACCTGCCGTTCTACAAGCCGGAGCCGGACAGCCCGGAAGCCAAGTACCTGCAGAAGAAGCGCGAGGCGCTCGGCGGCTTCGTACCGCAGCGGCGCACCAAGAGCTTCAGCATCCCGACGCCGCCGCTGGAAACCCTCAAGGCGATCCTCGACGGTTCCGGCGATCGCGAAATCTCCACCACCATGGCCTTCGTCCGCGTGCTGGCGCAGCTGATCAAGGACAAGGACCTGGGCAAGCGCATCGTCCCGATCATTCCCGACGAGGCGCGCACCTTCGGCATGGAGGGCATGTTCCGCCAGCTCGGCATCTACTCCTCGGTCGGCCAGCTGTATCAGCCGGTGGACAAGGATCAGGTGATGTTTTACCGCGAGGACAAGAAGGGTCAGATCCTCGAGGAAGGCATCAACGAAGCCGGCGCCATGTCCAGCTGGATCGCGGCGGCGACCGCCTACAGCAACCACAACCAGCCGATGCTGCCGTTCTACGTGTTCTACTCGATGTTCGGCTTCCAGCGCATCGGCGACCTCGCCTGGGCGGCCGGCGACAGCCAGGCGCGCGGCTTCCTGATCGGCGGAACCGCCGGTCGCACCACGCTCAACGGCGAAGGTCTGCAGCATGAGGATGGCCACAGCCACATTCTCGCGTCGACCATCCCCAACTGCCGCACCTATGACCCCACCTACGGCTACGAGCTGGCGGTGATCATCCGTGAAGGCATCCGGCAGATGACCGAAGAGCAGCAGAACATCTTCTATTACATCACCGTGATGAACGAGGCCTACCAGCAGCCAGCCATGCCTGAGGGTGTCGAGGAAGGCATCATCAAGGGCATGTACCTGCTCGAAGAAGACAAGATGGACGCCGCGCATCACGTCCAGCTGCTCGGCTCGGGCACCATCCTGCGCGAAGTGCGCGAGGCAGCGAAGATGCTGCGCGAAGACTACGGCGTCGCCGCCGACGTCTGGAGCGTACCGAGCTTCAACGAACTGCGCCGCGAAGGCCTCGCCGTGGATCGCTGGAACCTCCTGCACCCGCACGAGAAGCCGCGCCAGTCGTACGTCGAGCAGTGCCTGACCGGCCGCAAGGGTCCGGTGGTGGCCTCCACCGACTATATGAAGCTGTTCGCCGACCAGATCCGCCAGTGGGTTCCGTGCAAGGAATTCCGCGTGCTCGGCACCGACGGCTTCGGCCGCAGCGACACGCGCAAGAAGCTGCGCCATCACTTCGAAGTGGATCGCAACTGGGTCGTGCTGGCCACGCTGGAACAGCTGGTCGCACGCGGCGAGATGGAAGCCAAGGTACTGGCCGAAGCCATCGTCAAGTTCGGCATCGATGCCGATAAACCCAATCCGCTGGACTGCTGA
- the aceF gene encoding dihydrolipoyllysine-residue acetyltransferase, with protein sequence MSELIRVPDIGSGEGEVIELFVKVGDRIEAEQSLLTLESDKASMEIPAPKAGVIKALKVKLGDRLKEGDELLELESDGGEASAEAPAEPAAQPAQAPDTAAASAPTASAEPAPVAAGGAEQSQQVHVPDIGSSGKARVIELYVKAGDHIEADQSLLTLESDKASMEIPSPATGVVESVAIKLNDEVGTGDLILTLKVQGAVAAPPAPAAAPTTPTEPTKAATPAEADRKPAPTAQTEAAKPVGAPSRDGTKVHAGPAVRQLAREFGVELAAVTGSGPKGRILKEDVQQYVKSMMQQGPQTAAASGGAGIPPIPAVDFSKFGEIEEVEMSRLMQIGAANLHRSWLNVPHVTQFESADITELEAFRVAQKAAAEKAGVKLTVLPLLLKACAHLLRELPDFNSSLAPSGKALIRKKYVHVGFAVDTPDGLMVPVIRNVDQKSLLQLAGEAAELAEKARTKKLSPDAMQGACFTISSLGHIGGTGFTPIVNAPEVAILGVSKATMQPVWDGSAFQPRLMLPLSLSYDHRVINGAAAARFTKRLSELLADIRTLLL encoded by the coding sequence ATGAGTGAATTGATTCGCGTACCCGATATCGGCAGCGGCGAAGGCGAAGTCATCGAACTGTTCGTCAAGGTCGGCGACCGCATCGAGGCCGAGCAGAGCCTGCTGACGCTCGAGTCGGACAAGGCCAGCATGGAGATCCCGGCACCCAAGGCCGGGGTGATCAAGGCGCTGAAGGTCAAGCTGGGCGATCGCCTGAAGGAAGGCGATGAGCTGCTCGAGCTGGAAAGCGACGGCGGCGAAGCCAGTGCCGAGGCGCCCGCCGAACCGGCCGCACAACCGGCCCAGGCACCCGATACCGCCGCAGCCAGCGCCCCGACCGCCAGTGCCGAACCGGCGCCGGTAGCGGCTGGCGGTGCAGAGCAGAGCCAGCAGGTCCATGTGCCGGACATCGGCTCGTCGGGCAAGGCCCGCGTGATCGAGCTGTACGTCAAGGCCGGCGACCACATCGAAGCCGATCAGAGCCTGCTGACCCTGGAGTCCGACAAGGCAAGCATGGAAATCCCCTCGCCGGCCACCGGCGTGGTGGAAAGCGTGGCGATCAAGCTGAACGACGAAGTCGGCACCGGTGACCTGATCCTGACCCTCAAGGTCCAGGGCGCCGTAGCGGCCCCGCCCGCTCCGGCAGCGGCACCGACCACCCCGACCGAGCCGACCAAGGCCGCCACGCCTGCCGAAGCCGATCGCAAGCCGGCCCCCACCGCGCAGACCGAAGCGGCCAAGCCGGTTGGTGCACCCAGCCGCGACGGCACCAAGGTCCATGCCGGACCGGCCGTGCGTCAACTGGCGCGTGAGTTCGGCGTCGAGCTGGCGGCGGTCACCGGCAGCGGTCCGAAAGGACGCATCCTCAAGGAAGACGTGCAGCAGTACGTCAAGAGCATGATGCAGCAGGGGCCGCAGACCGCGGCCGCGAGCGGTGGCGCCGGCATTCCGCCGATTCCGGCGGTGGACTTCAGCAAGTTCGGCGAGATCGAAGAAGTCGAGATGAGCCGCCTGATGCAGATCGGCGCGGCAAACCTGCATCGCAGCTGGCTGAACGTGCCGCACGTGACACAGTTCGAGTCGGCCGACATCACCGAGCTGGAAGCCTTCCGCGTGGCGCAGAAGGCTGCTGCGGAGAAGGCCGGCGTCAAGCTGACCGTGCTGCCACTGCTGCTCAAAGCCTGTGCGCACCTACTGCGTGAACTGCCGGACTTCAACAGCTCCCTGGCCCCCAGCGGCAAGGCGCTGATCCGCAAGAAGTACGTGCACGTGGGCTTCGCGGTGGATACCCCGGACGGCCTGATGGTCCCGGTGATCCGCAACGTCGACCAGAAGAGCTTGCTGCAGCTGGCCGGCGAGGCCGCCGAGCTGGCCGAGAAGGCGCGCACCAAGAAGCTCTCGCCGGATGCCATGCAGGGAGCCTGCTTCACCATCTCCAGCCTCGGCCACATCGGCGGTACCGGCTTCACGCCGATCGTCAATGCGCCGGAGGTGGCGATCCTCGGTGTCAGCAAGGCCACCATGCAGCCGGTGTGGGATGGTTCGGCCTTCCAGCCGCGCCTGATGCTGCCGCTATCGCTGTCCTACGATCACCGGGTGATCAACGGCGCCGCCGCCGCGCGCTTCACCAAGCGCCTGTCGGAACTGCTGGCGGATATCCGCACGCTGCTGCTGTAA
- a CDS encoding putative bifunctional diguanylate cyclase/phosphodiesterase: MKIHPDAASCLAPEVVMQLPVPSRLGMLRFERLNEASWLLLYLDPACERHFDVAANELCSLIDSPYASLMEPYARHQLHDDIQQQLLNQPHYCVEYQLHTPRGTLALTEVGERCRKYGRELLAGYLIVGKSAAAAPLNGTTSGMHTLLDPPARDKQLEQLVRSRAQQQLIVRLARHRYASDNPQLEAAELITQAACEAYEVCRAAIWQLNGTQLEAVAAFRRDDDGYEYPAVVDLAPYPHYLETLHSSRTLDVSDVAHDPRTHELAQNLLIPRGVSSILSATIRIGGEMVGLLCLQHDGPPRRWQPDEVAFAGELADQYAQVLANQQRVSATHMLHLFQRAVEQSASAFILVDREGRVEYVNPSFSAITQFSAEEVRGQLLTELTSLENLGALLSDTASSLAHGNSWQGEFRSRRKNLEPYWGQLSISKVLNDAGELTHYIGIYEDVTQSKLVQQHIERLAYTDNLTSLGNRPYFIRSLEERFASDRSPQLCLLLVDIDNFKRINDSLGHQTGDRLLTSLAQRLRNGLSRDGVLARFASNEFALLLDDMDLEAGQRLAQQVLRTLDKPLFVDKQLISVSGSIGLACAPLHGNDPETLMKHAGQALHKAKANGKNQLQVFTDALHTEANNKLFVENNLRRALTHDELELFYQPKLCLRTGRLQGVEALLRWNHPTRGMISPDQFISVAEETGLIIPIGKWIAREACRMGVRLSELGLGRPQVAINLSPKQFSDPELIASLAATLREEQLPAAQLELELTEGLLLDATEQTRQQLLGLKALGVTLAMDDFGTGYSSLSYLKKFPIDVIKIDRSFIKDIPDNQDDMEITSAVIAMARNLRLKVVAEGIESPAQAAFLRRQRCDIGQGYLFDKPIPSSRLLEALQRYPRWA; this comes from the coding sequence ATGAAAATACATCCCGATGCCGCCAGCTGCCTGGCGCCCGAGGTTGTGATGCAGTTGCCAGTGCCCTCCCGGCTTGGAATGCTGCGTTTCGAGCGCCTGAACGAGGCCAGCTGGCTGCTGCTCTATCTGGATCCTGCCTGCGAGCGCCACTTCGACGTGGCGGCCAACGAGCTGTGTTCTCTGATCGACTCGCCCTACGCGAGCCTGATGGAGCCGTACGCCCGGCACCAGCTGCACGACGATATCCAGCAGCAGCTCCTGAACCAGCCGCACTATTGCGTCGAATATCAGCTGCACACTCCGCGTGGCACGCTCGCGCTGACCGAAGTGGGCGAGCGCTGCCGCAAATACGGACGCGAACTGCTGGCCGGCTACCTGATCGTCGGCAAATCGGCCGCTGCCGCGCCGCTCAATGGCACCACCTCCGGCATGCACACCCTGCTCGACCCGCCCGCACGCGATAAGCAGCTGGAACAGCTGGTGCGCTCGCGCGCGCAGCAGCAGCTGATCGTCCGCCTGGCCCGTCATCGCTACGCCTCCGACAACCCGCAACTCGAAGCCGCCGAACTCATCACCCAGGCCGCCTGCGAGGCCTACGAGGTCTGCCGGGCCGCTATCTGGCAGCTCAACGGCACGCAGCTGGAGGCAGTCGCCGCCTTCCGTCGCGACGACGACGGCTACGAGTATCCCGCCGTGGTCGATCTGGCCCCGTATCCGCATTACCTCGAGACGCTGCACAGCAGTCGCACCCTCGATGTCAGCGACGTCGCGCACGACCCGCGCACACATGAACTGGCGCAGAACCTGCTGATTCCGCGCGGGGTCAGCTCCATCCTCAGCGCAACGATCCGTATCGGCGGTGAAATGGTCGGCCTGCTCTGCCTGCAGCACGACGGCCCGCCGCGCCGCTGGCAGCCTGACGAAGTGGCGTTTGCCGGCGAGCTCGCCGACCAGTACGCGCAGGTCCTGGCCAACCAGCAGCGGGTCAGCGCAACCCACATGCTGCATCTGTTCCAGCGCGCGGTGGAGCAAAGCGCCAGCGCCTTCATCCTGGTCGACCGCGAGGGCCGGGTGGAATACGTCAACCCGAGTTTCAGCGCGATCACCCAGTTCTCCGCCGAGGAGGTGCGCGGGCAGCTGCTGACCGAGCTCACCAGCCTGGAGAACCTCGGGGCGCTGCTGTCGGATACGGCCTCCTCGCTGGCGCATGGCAACAGCTGGCAAGGCGAATTCCGCAGCCGACGCAAGAATCTGGAGCCGTACTGGGGCCAGCTGTCGATCTCCAAGGTACTCAACGATGCCGGCGAGCTGACGCACTACATCGGCATCTACGAGGACGTCACCCAGAGCAAGCTGGTGCAGCAGCACATCGAGCGCCTGGCCTACACCGACAACCTGACCAGTCTGGGCAACCGCCCGTACTTCATCCGCAGCCTGGAAGAGCGCTTCGCCAGCGACCGCTCACCCCAGCTGTGCCTGCTGCTGGTGGACATCGACAACTTCAAGCGGATCAACGACAGCCTGGGGCACCAGACCGGCGACCGACTGCTGACCAGCCTGGCACAGCGCCTGCGCAACGGCCTCAGTCGCGACGGCGTGCTGGCGCGCTTCGCCAGCAACGAGTTCGCCCTGCTGCTCGACGACATGGACCTCGAGGCCGGCCAGCGCCTGGCGCAGCAGGTCCTGCGCACACTCGACAAGCCGCTGTTCGTCGACAAGCAGCTGATCAGCGTCAGCGGCTCGATCGGCCTGGCCTGCGCGCCGCTGCACGGCAACGACCCGGAGACGCTGATGAAGCATGCCGGCCAGGCGCTGCACAAGGCCAAGGCCAACGGTAAGAACCAGCTCCAGGTGTTCACCGACGCACTGCACACCGAGGCCAACAACAAGCTGTTCGTCGAAAACAACCTGCGTCGCGCGCTCACCCACGACGAGCTGGAGCTGTTCTACCAACCCAAGCTCTGCCTGCGCACGGGGCGGCTGCAAGGCGTCGAGGCGCTGCTGCGCTGGAATCATCCCACCCGCGGCATGATCAGCCCGGACCAGTTCATCAGCGTGGCCGAAGAAACCGGGCTGATCATCCCGATCGGCAAATGGATCGCCCGCGAAGCCTGCCGCATGGGCGTACGGCTGTCCGAGCTGGGGCTGGGCCGGCCGCAGGTAGCGATCAACCTGTCACCCAAGCAGTTCTCCGACCCCGAGCTGATCGCCTCCCTGGCCGCCACCCTGCGCGAGGAACAGCTGCCGGCCGCGCAGCTGGAACTGGAGCTGACCGAAGGCCTGCTGCTCGATGCTACCGAACAGACTCGCCAGCAGCTGCTCGGCCTCAAGGCGCTGGGCGTGACGCTGGCGATGGACGATTTCGGTACCGGTTACTCGTCGCTCAGCTACCTGAAGAAATTTCCCATCGACGTGATCAAGATCGATCGCAGCTTCATCAAGGACATTCCCGACAACCAGGACGACATGGAGATCACCTCGGCGGTCATCGCGATGGCGCGCAACCTGCGCCTCAAAGTCGTCGCTGAAGGCATCGAGAGTCCCGCCCAGGCGGCCTTCCTGCGCCGCCAGCGCTGCGATATCGGCCAAGGCTACCTGTTCGACAAGCCGATCCCGTCGTCCCGCCTGCTCGAGGCCTTACAGCGCTATCCGCGCTGGGCCTGA
- the msrA gene encoding peptide-methionine (S)-S-oxide reductase MsrA, with protein MPLRSQILVHQNALPTAEQALPGRSTPMAVPEAHHVNGHPLQPPFPAGLQQALFALGCFWGAERRFWEQPGVWTTAVGYAGGFTPNPTYEEVCSGLTGHTEAVLVVFDPQQIDYRTLLTVFWESHNPTQGMRQGNDVGSQYRSAIYWLDDSQREQAQTSQAAFQRQLSQAGYGAITTEIAQAPTFYYAEGYHQQYLAKNPGGYCGLGGTGVRLPG; from the coding sequence ATGCCGCTACGCTCGCAGATTCTCGTGCATCAGAACGCGCTGCCCACCGCCGAACAGGCGCTGCCGGGCCGCTCCACGCCGATGGCGGTGCCTGAGGCCCATCACGTCAACGGCCACCCGCTGCAACCGCCGTTTCCCGCCGGCCTGCAGCAGGCGTTGTTCGCCCTCGGCTGCTTCTGGGGTGCCGAGCGGCGCTTCTGGGAACAGCCTGGGGTGTGGACGACCGCAGTGGGTTATGCCGGTGGCTTCACGCCGAATCCGACCTACGAGGAAGTCTGCTCGGGTCTGACCGGACACACCGAAGCCGTACTGGTGGTGTTCGATCCGCAGCAGATTGATTATCGGACGCTGCTCACCGTGTTCTGGGAGTCGCACAATCCCACTCAGGGCATGCGTCAGGGCAACGATGTCGGCAGCCAGTATCGCTCGGCAATCTACTGGCTGGACGACAGCCAGCGCGAGCAGGCACAGACCAGCCAGGCGGCGTTCCAGCGCCAGCTCAGCCAGGCCGGCTATGGCGCGATTACCACGGAGATTGCGCAGGCACCGACGTTCTATTACGCCGAGGGCTACCATCAACAGTACTTGGCAAAAAACCCTGGCGGCTATTGCGGCCTGGGCGGTACCGGTGTGCGCCTGCCCGGCTGA